The genomic DNA CCCGACCTGACCGAGCCTGCTGCCTTTCTTGTCCTGCTGCGTGAACTGAACATCCGGCTGGTAAACCTCTCTGCAGGCAGTCCGTACTACAATCCGCATATCCAGCGCCCCGCTCTGTATCCTCCTTCCGACGGCTACCAGCCTCCCGAAGACCCGCTGGTGGGGGTAGCACGGCAGATGTGGGCGGTACATACCCTCAAAAGTCGGTTTCCGGAGCTGGTATTTGTGGGCACAGCGTATACCTACCTGCAGGAGTACATCCCGTATGTAGCACAGGCGGCGGTGCGCGAGGGGTGGACGGACCTCGTGGGGCTGGGGCGCATGATGCTGGCGTATCCCGAGCTGCCTCGTGACGTGCTGGAAGGTAGACTATTGCAAACCAAACGATTGTGCCGCACCTTCAGCGATTGCACCACCGCCCCACGCAACGGGTTGCCCTCCGGTTGCTACCCGCTGGATGAGTTCTACAAACGCTCCCCGCTGGCAGAGCAGTTGAAGCGGGTGAAACACGCGGGATAGCAGCAACATCCCTCTGCACAATTTACCGTCAGTATCCTTCGCGGTTTTTGGCGCACCTCGCAGGACGCGCAGGAGCAAATCGCCACTTGAGGTGGAAAGACTTCAGTGAAAGCGAACACGCGAATACCTGAGGGGTATCCCTTTTACCATATCAGCGCAAGGAAGCGAGGTGTGAACAGGATGTCGACCGTTATCGCGCTTTGTGTGGCTATCGCGGCGATTGCACTGGTGATACTCATGATCCGTGAGGGCGCATACCTCTAACTTGGCTGGCGAAGGACACCAGAGGCATCAGAGAGGAGGGATGCCGAAGCGGTTCATCTGCGCACAGAGCAGGGCGGCTTTTTGCCGCCCTGTTCCTACGTACCGAGCTCTGCCAGCGCAAGCCGAACGAACATCTCCACCCCCGGTGCAAGCGCCTCGTCCGGGAAATCGAAGCAGGCGGTATGCCAGTCCGCCACCTCACCCAACCCCAGAAAAAACATCGCCGAAGGGACTGCCTGTGCGAAGCAAGCGAAATCCTCCGCACCCATCAGCGGGTGCTCCAGCCATATTACCTTCTCCCTCCCGAAAGCCTCTTCCGCTGCCCGCGCTATCCGGGTGATGACCGTCTGGTCGTTCCACAAAACGGGCACACCGTCGTGCCACTCGAATCGCCCCGCCAGATGCCACGCCTGAGCGATGGCATCCACCAACTGCCCTGTACGCTGGCGCACCCTACTCCGGCTCTCTTCACGCAAACAACGCACCGTCCCCGCCAGATGTATCTCTTCCGGTAGCACGTTATAGGTATTGCCCGCGTGGAACTGCGTGACGCTCAGCACAACGGGGTCGGAGGGCGCGCTCTCGCGACTTGCCAACAGCTGCAACGCCTGTACTAGCTGCGCCCCGGCGACGATGGGGTCATCGGTGAGGTGTGGTAATGCAGCATGCCCGCCTCTGCCTTTTAGCCAAATGTCGAACGTGTCTGCTGACGCCATCATCGCGCCTGCACGAACGCCCACGCTCCCCAGCGGCAGCCCGGGGCGCCCATGCAAGGCTATCACCCACCGGGGAGGCATCTCCTGCAAAACGCCCTTTGCCAGCATCGCCTTCGCGCCCGAAACGCCTTCTTCCGCTGGCTGGAAATAGAAGCGTACCGTCCCGCGTAGCTGTGCACGCAATTGCGCCAGCACCGCCGCCGCGCCCAGTAAGATGGTGGTGTGTCCATCATGCCCGCAGGCGTGCATCTTGCCAGGGTATTGCGAGCGGTAGGGCAGATCGTTCTGTTCCTCGATGGGCAGGGCATCCATGTCGGCGCGAAAACCCACCACCATCCCCTCGCCCGACTCGCCTCGCAGGGTACCCACCACACCTGTGCCCGCCACCCCTGCGCGCACCTCTAAGCCACACTTCTTCAGCCAATCTGTTACTATGCCCGCTGTGCGGTACTCCTCGAAGCCCAGCTCGGGATGGGCGTGCAGGTCATGGCGTAGAGCGATCAGATCGGATTGTAGCTGCAGAACGCGTTCGCGTATCTGGTTCATGTTGCTCCCCTTTCACCGCTGTCCAGTTCCTTTTCACCACAAAACATCTGAAACCCTTGTGCAACACGGGGAAAGAATCTCCCGCCTTTCTGTATAGTCTGTTGTTGGTACCGCTCTCCTGTGCTATTCTGAACGGAGCGAAGAATCGCATACCACAGGCTGAAGCCTGCACTGCCAGCCTTAGCTGTTCACTACTTATCCGTGGGTTTACGGTTCGGCGAGAGCCGCGCCCTCCCCGGATGGGGCGTAACAAACCGATCAACGAGACAAGCCTTCGACAGAGTTGCTACCACACTGGGGGTTCGAACATAAGGAGCCGTCGCATCGACCGCTAAGATTCTTCGTGGCGCGACTTGCCAATGGCATCGAAGTGACCATCGAATGCGCCCCTGCCTCCCTGCTAATACAGTACCGCAAACGTTGACGCGGTACGCATCGCAGGATATAATCAAAAGCAGTGATTCGCAGGAAGGTGGGAAACGCGTGCGCAACCTGTTTGAACGCATCAATACGCTGTTTGGCAACTGGTATGAGGGGCTTTTCGGCACAGGAGGCGAGCTACACCCGCGCGAGGTGCTACGCCGGCTGGTGACGACGGCGGAAGAACACTGTATTGAGGGGCTGGACGGCGAGCTGTACGTCCCGAACCGCTATAAGCTGGAGATTGCTCTGCAAAACCCCGAAGAGCAGGAAGCATACCTTACCTTCCTGCAACCGCAGGAGCTGGCGGACGCACTGTGGCAGGAGCTGCAACAGGGAGGCTATCGCCTGCGTGGGGGTATCGTGTGTGAGGTGGTGGCGCAACCTGTTGCCCCTGCTCATGCTTCCAGGCAAGCACTGCGCATCACGGCGAAGTTTGATCCTTCTGTTCCTCTGCCGCTAGTGATGCGTGCGCCAACCTCCGTTCCAACCGAAGAAGCCACCAACATCGCCAGCATGCCAGCCGCCTCCATGACCGATGTGGCTACCGACGCTGGCGCGCGAGCGGTGCTCAAAAGTGAGGATGGGAAACCTCTGCTTCATCTGGCGAACCGACCGGTTATCATCGGGCGGTCGCGCAACGTAGGGTGCGACCTTGTGCTGGATGCCGACCGGCAGGTTTCGCGCCGACACGCCCGCATCGAATGGGATGCGACAGCAGGCAGCTACGTCATCTACGACCTGCAGAGCACCAACGGGTTGTATGTCAATGAGCAGCGGGTGGATAACAGGGTACTACGTTCGGGCGACCACATCCGTGTGGGTAAAACAGTGCTGGTTTTTGAAAGCATCGAACTGCCTGCTGAAAAGCACGAAACACCCCCTACGGAGGCACTCTCGTCACGTCCCGCTGCTATACTCACTCTGCACCCAGATACCCCACAAGAGGAGGTCTTTTCTCTACCCAGTGAGGCATTGATAGGACGTGCGCTCACCGCGAACATCGTGCTAGAGGAGCCGGAAGCAGCAATGCGTCATGCGGTTGTTCGCTGGGATGGCAAAGAGTGGGTGATAGAGGACCTGGGCAGCGTGTTAGGTACTACTGTCAATGATAAACCCATTCCCCCGCGCAAGCCCGTGAACCTGTGCCCGGGCGACATCATCTGTGTGGGCAAAACAAGAATGCGCTTCGACATCATCGAGGGATCAGCATGAACGTTCTGGCTGGGCTGCTTCGGTTTGTGTTGCTGGCGGCGCTGGTGTTGTTCGTGCTGTACGTAGCGTGGACTATACGACAGGATGTGGAGTAACAGAATGGCACGTTTGATGACGGGGAAGAAACCTCTCTGGCAGATAGCCACCGCAACCGATGTCGGTAGAAAGCGGGCGCACAACGAGGACAGCTACGCCGTGCTCAACACGGCACAGCTGCGAGCAGTTTACGATTTCGCCCTGATCGTGGCTGACGGTATGGGAGGACGCAACGCCGGAGAGGTCGCCAGCCGTGTGGCAGTGGAGGCGGCATCGCAGGCGATACTGAACAACGTGACACACGCTGACGCCCCTGCCTTGCTGCGTTTCGCGGTAGAGGCGGCGCATGTCTCCATCCAGCAACGCGCCCAGGAGAACACGGAGTACGAGGGCATGGGCACTACTCTGGTAATCGCCCTGGTGAAGGACACAGAAGCATGGATCGCCAGCGTAGGCGACAGCCGCGCGTACATCCTGCGAGATAACCAGCTTCTGCCTTTGACGGAAGACCACACCTTCGTCGCCGAGCAGGTGCGCGCAGGCGGAATGAGCATCGAGCAAGCACGGCATAGTCGCTTCCGACACATGCTGACCCGGGCTGTGGGCACGAACGCCGACTACACTCCTGATATCATCTCGGCGAACCTGGAACCGGGCGATGCACTGATGCTCTGCACCGACGGGTTAACGAGCATGGTTTGGGAAGAGGAGATTGTGCGCCTTTTGCGCAAGCATCGTCACGACCCCGAACGTGCCTGCCAAAGCCTTATCGAGGTCGCCAACGCGCAGGGTGGGCAGGACAATATTACCGTGTTACTGGCAGCAGACATGCGCGAGGTCCCTGCCCAGTATGATGATGAAGAAG from Armatimonadota bacterium includes the following:
- a CDS encoding peptidase M20 yields the protein MNQIRERVLQLQSDLIALRHDLHAHPELGFEEYRTAGIVTDWLKKCGLEVRAGVAGTGVVGTLRGESGEGMVVGFRADMDALPIEEQNDLPYRSQYPGKMHACGHDGHTTILLGAAAVLAQLRAQLRGTVRFYFQPAEEGVSGAKAMLAKGVLQEMPPRWVIALHGRPGLPLGSVGVRAGAMMASADTFDIWLKGRGGHAALPHLTDDPIVAGAQLVQALQLLASRESAPSDPVVLSVTQFHAGNTYNVLPEEIHLAGTVRCLREESRSRVRQRTGQLVDAIAQAWHLAGRFEWHDGVPVLWNDQTVITRIARAAEEAFGREKVIWLEHPLMGAEDFACFAQAVPSAMFFLGLGEVADWHTACFDFPDEALAPGVEMFVRLALAELGT